One genomic window of Vulgatibacter sp. includes the following:
- the rho gene encoding transcription termination factor Rho yields the protein MAANEFGDAQMMAAHPGTESGSENRPAAQGGEGRAAAGGEPQGEAGRKRRRRRRGRRGGGGQGPQPGAEGGAAAAPQQQASAQPQLQQVEGMLDTEVKGQNAYLRRPEKNFLPSPDDPEIPKHLVQRLRLRSGAHLVAGAQQRGKLVVQRVETVDGVPPEQAWNRPDFSGLTVIDPIRRIRLETNGKEQLTRVLDLIAPIGFGQRALIVAPPKTGKTIMLQKIAQAISANHPDAVLMVLLVDERPEEVTDMRRSIQGEVYASSSDRSSADHLKVAEMTIERAKRLVEQGKDVVVLLDSITRLARAFNKEIESSGRTMSGGVDSKALEKPKRIFGAARNCEEGGSLTIIGTALIDTGSRMDEVIFEEFKGTGNMEVTLDRALAEKRIFPAVNIPQSGTRKEEKLFTQKEYEKIRLLRVALSNYKPVEAMEKLLNKIGEFRSNDEFLSAV from the coding sequence ATGGCAGCGAACGAGTTTGGCGACGCACAGATGATGGCAGCGCACCCCGGCACCGAGTCGGGCTCCGAGAACCGCCCTGCGGCGCAGGGTGGCGAGGGCCGCGCCGCAGCTGGCGGCGAGCCCCAGGGTGAGGCAGGCCGCAAGAGGCGCCGGCGCCGCAGGGGTCGCCGCGGTGGCGGTGGCCAGGGCCCGCAGCCCGGCGCCGAGGGTGGCGCGGCAGCGGCACCGCAGCAGCAGGCCTCGGCGCAGCCGCAGCTGCAGCAGGTCGAGGGCATGCTCGACACCGAGGTGAAGGGGCAGAACGCCTACCTGCGCCGGCCCGAGAAGAATTTTCTCCCGAGCCCGGACGACCCGGAGATCCCCAAGCACCTCGTGCAGCGGCTCCGCCTCCGCTCCGGCGCGCACCTCGTCGCCGGCGCGCAGCAGCGCGGCAAGCTGGTGGTGCAGCGCGTGGAGACGGTGGACGGCGTGCCGCCCGAGCAGGCCTGGAACCGGCCCGACTTCTCCGGCCTCACCGTGATCGATCCGATCCGGCGGATCCGGCTCGAGACCAACGGCAAGGAGCAGCTCACCCGCGTGCTCGATCTGATCGCTCCGATCGGCTTCGGGCAGCGCGCGCTGATCGTCGCGCCGCCCAAGACCGGCAAGACGATCATGCTCCAGAAGATCGCGCAGGCGATCAGCGCCAACCACCCCGACGCGGTGCTGATGGTGCTCCTCGTGGACGAGCGTCCCGAGGAGGTCACCGACATGCGCCGCTCGATCCAGGGCGAGGTCTACGCCTCCTCCTCGGATCGCTCCTCCGCCGATCACCTCAAGGTGGCGGAGATGACCATCGAGCGCGCCAAGCGGCTGGTGGAGCAGGGCAAGGACGTGGTGGTGCTGCTCGACTCGATCACCCGCCTCGCCCGTGCCTTCAACAAGGAGATCGAGTCGTCCGGCCGCACCATGTCCGGCGGCGTGGACTCCAAGGCCCTCGAGAAGCCGAAGCGGATCTTCGGCGCCGCCCGCAACTGCGAGGAGGGTGGCTCGCTCACCATCATCGGCACCGCGCTCATCGACACGGGCAGCCGCATGGACGAGGTGATCTTCGAGGAGTTCAAGGGCACCGGCAACATGGAGGTGACCCTCGATCGCGCCCTCGCCGAGAAGCGCATCTTCCCCGCCGTGAACATCCCGCAGTCGGGCACGCGCAAGGAGGAGAAGCTCTTCACGCAGAAGGAGTACGAGAAGATCCGGCTCCTGCGCGTGGCGCTCTCCAACTACAAGCCCGTCGAGGCGATGGAGAAGCTGCTCAACAAGATCGGCGAGTTCCGCTCGAACGACGAGTTCCTCTCGGCGGTCTGA
- a CDS encoding DNA topoisomerase IV subunit A: MATRKDSAIAEQTLAKIEKLALGVVSEVKRKKHPRLEVPLRTLSNVHFNARRKIIELGKDKQERTFFNVSQARKFMQTFLVASACKELLEAGKTTSIRDLYYMTKHTLGDTKQNTFEEQDESDPIIEDLEVTVDALREELHLFANRKGLMVGPMTIIDSGDTIDLRRQGSGGWGVPSIVEPEVIRFGKHEAKYVLLVEKEAVWSRFNEDKYWKKESCMLIHGGGQPPRGVRRLVQRMASELKLPLYVLVDNDPWGFYIYSVIKQGSINLAYESMRMAVPGARFVGISSFDPETYDLPAEVAIRMDDGDHKRIKQMLEYPWFQNKKWRRELEAMASNNKKYEIEALSRRGISFITEEYLPRKLAERDFLE; encoded by the coding sequence ATGGCCACTCGCAAGGATTCGGCTATCGCGGAGCAGACGCTCGCCAAGATCGAGAAGCTCGCCCTGGGCGTGGTCTCCGAGGTGAAGCGCAAGAAGCATCCGCGCCTCGAAGTGCCGCTGCGCACCCTCTCCAACGTGCACTTCAACGCACGCCGCAAGATCATCGAGCTGGGCAAGGACAAGCAGGAGCGCACGTTCTTCAACGTGTCGCAGGCCCGCAAATTCATGCAGACCTTCCTGGTGGCGAGCGCCTGCAAGGAGCTGCTCGAGGCCGGCAAGACCACCAGCATCCGTGATCTCTACTACATGACCAAGCACACGCTTGGTGACACGAAGCAGAACACCTTCGAGGAGCAGGACGAGTCCGATCCGATCATCGAAGATCTCGAGGTGACGGTCGACGCGCTCCGCGAGGAGCTCCATCTCTTCGCCAACCGCAAGGGGCTGATGGTGGGGCCGATGACGATCATCGACTCCGGCGACACCATCGACCTGCGGCGGCAGGGCTCCGGCGGCTGGGGCGTCCCCTCGATCGTCGAGCCCGAGGTGATCCGCTTCGGCAAGCACGAGGCGAAGTACGTGCTCCTCGTCGAGAAGGAAGCGGTGTGGAGCCGCTTCAACGAGGACAAATACTGGAAGAAGGAGAGCTGCATGCTCATCCACGGCGGTGGCCAGCCCCCCCGTGGCGTGCGCCGCCTGGTGCAGCGCATGGCGAGCGAGCTCAAGCTCCCGCTCTACGTCCTCGTCGACAACGATCCCTGGGGCTTCTACATCTATTCGGTGATCAAGCAGGGCTCGATCAACCTGGCCTACGAGTCGATGCGCATGGCCGTGCCGGGGGCGCGCTTCGTCGGGATCTCCTCCTTCGATCCGGAGACCTACGATCTGCCCGCCGAGGTCGCGATCCGCATGGACGACGGCGACCACAAGCGGATCAAGCAGATGCTCGAGTACCCCTGGTTCCAGAACAAGAAGTGGCGCCGGGAGCTCGAGGCGATGGCGAGCAACAACAAGAAATACGAGATCGAGGCCCTCTCCCGCCGCGGCATCTCCTTCATCACCGAGGAGTATCTGCCGCGGAAGCTGGCGGAGCGGGACTTCCTCGAATAG
- a CDS encoding STAS domain-containing protein, translating into MSELTIEPEMGEGGIRLRLGGVLDGSGAYLLRDQINQAGQPVVVDFSRLQRLSDFGLGILAMGLSEMPNEVQFLGLGHHAQRILRAFGVANAA; encoded by the coding sequence ATGAGCGAGCTGACGATCGAGCCGGAGATGGGGGAGGGTGGGATCCGCTTGCGCCTGGGTGGCGTCCTCGACGGAAGCGGGGCCTACCTGCTGCGCGACCAGATCAACCAGGCAGGCCAGCCGGTGGTGGTGGATTTCTCCCGCCTCCAGCGCCTGTCGGACTTCGGTCTGGGGATCCTCGCGATGGGCCTGTCGGAGATGCCCAACGAGGTGCAGTTCCTCGGCCTCGGCCACCACGCCCAGCGGATCCTCCGCGCCTTCGGCGTCGCCAACGCCGCCTGA
- a CDS encoding DNA topoisomerase VI subunit B: MAKAKSAAGRKAGRTSSGQLDLLGPAPAASRAVDRKVGAPPPKVVGGKPGKAQKASKTQKAPPKKAPAPAAKPSRRARAEPKPARSRARGKVQAPPLPVEPPQAFTEAAEAEQPPRAPKPKRRATAEQMATRQREISVSEFFSKNRHLLGFDSPTKALLTTVKEAVDNSLDACEEAGILPDITVEIREVPGAGDRYVVGVEDNGPGIVKAQVPKIFGKLLYGSKFHRLKQSRGQQGIGISAAAMYGQITTGKPVQVWTKTGRGRPGHRLDVQIDTRKNVPVVVADDEIKLEKDHGTRVEIEMQADYGRGQRYLLRYVEQTVLANPHLALTYKRPNAEPIHFPRAAEEPPKEALEIKPHPYGVEVGTLMLMAKESKHRDVRSFLQNEFSRVSALVADEILRNAGLRLKLRTGELAEDREVAEKLRKGILETKIMAPPTNCLSPIGDELIRKGLISFLSVVEDEAEEMPDLDLFEGKGKRGRGRKKLKEKSAEERQAEIEKAAADAAPPEPGEELIKGKKFFIVSTTRPPKVYRGNPFQVEVGLAWGGDWPQDKQIELYRFANRVPLLFQRGACGVTDGVVKTDWKKYELQQPRGGLPVGPMALLVHIASVWVPFTSESKEAIAHYPELLAEIRLALQECGRKLAAFLRKRKAAAYELKRRSIFELYIEEVARSLHELTGADRETVKAQLLEMARDVTGGEETDEILDRVAKGGKRRDDDEDGEVMEEER; the protein is encoded by the coding sequence ATGGCGAAGGCGAAGAGCGCGGCGGGCCGCAAGGCGGGGCGCACCTCCTCGGGACAGCTCGATCTGCTGGGCCCTGCGCCGGCGGCGTCGCGGGCGGTCGACCGGAAGGTCGGGGCGCCTCCTCCGAAGGTGGTGGGCGGCAAGCCGGGGAAGGCGCAGAAGGCCTCGAAGACACAGAAGGCGCCGCCGAAGAAGGCCCCTGCCCCTGCAGCGAAGCCGAGCCGGCGGGCCAGGGCCGAGCCGAAGCCGGCGCGGAGCCGGGCCCGCGGCAAGGTCCAGGCGCCGCCGCTGCCGGTGGAGCCGCCGCAGGCGTTCACCGAGGCGGCGGAGGCCGAGCAGCCGCCGCGGGCGCCGAAGCCGAAGCGCCGTGCCACCGCCGAGCAGATGGCCACCAGGCAGCGGGAGATCTCCGTCTCGGAATTCTTCTCCAAGAACCGCCACCTGCTGGGCTTCGACTCGCCCACCAAGGCGCTCCTCACCACGGTGAAGGAGGCGGTCGACAACTCCCTCGACGCCTGCGAGGAGGCGGGGATCCTCCCCGACATCACCGTCGAGATCCGCGAGGTGCCCGGCGCGGGCGACCGCTACGTGGTCGGCGTGGAGGACAACGGCCCCGGCATCGTCAAGGCCCAGGTGCCGAAGATCTTCGGCAAGCTGCTCTACGGCTCGAAATTCCACCGGCTCAAGCAGTCCCGAGGCCAGCAGGGCATCGGCATCTCCGCAGCGGCGATGTACGGGCAGATCACCACCGGCAAGCCGGTGCAGGTCTGGACCAAGACCGGCAGGGGCCGGCCCGGCCACCGCCTCGACGTGCAGATCGACACCCGCAAGAACGTGCCGGTGGTGGTCGCCGACGACGAAATCAAGCTCGAGAAGGACCACGGCACCCGGGTCGAGATCGAGATGCAGGCGGACTACGGCCGCGGCCAGCGCTACCTGCTGCGCTACGTCGAGCAGACCGTCCTCGCCAACCCGCACCTCGCCCTGACCTACAAGCGGCCCAACGCCGAGCCGATCCACTTCCCCCGGGCGGCGGAGGAGCCGCCCAAGGAAGCCCTCGAGATCAAGCCCCACCCCTACGGCGTCGAGGTGGGCACGCTCATGCTGATGGCGAAGGAGAGCAAGCACCGCGACGTGCGCTCCTTCCTGCAGAACGAGTTCTCCCGGGTCTCCGCGCTGGTCGCCGACGAGATCCTTCGGAACGCCGGGCTGCGTCTCAAGCTCCGGACCGGCGAGCTCGCCGAGGATCGCGAGGTGGCGGAGAAGCTGCGCAAGGGGATCCTCGAGACGAAGATCATGGCGCCGCCCACCAACTGCCTCTCGCCCATCGGCGACGAGCTGATCCGCAAGGGCCTGATCTCCTTCCTCAGCGTGGTGGAGGACGAGGCGGAGGAGATGCCCGACCTCGATCTCTTCGAGGGGAAGGGCAAGCGGGGCCGCGGCAGGAAGAAGCTGAAGGAGAAGAGCGCCGAGGAGCGGCAGGCGGAGATCGAGAAGGCCGCTGCGGACGCAGCGCCGCCGGAGCCCGGCGAAGAGCTGATCAAGGGCAAGAAATTCTTCATCGTCTCCACCACCAGGCCGCCCAAGGTCTACCGCGGCAATCCCTTCCAGGTGGAGGTGGGCCTGGCCTGGGGTGGCGACTGGCCCCAGGACAAGCAGATCGAGCTCTACCGCTTCGCGAACCGCGTGCCGCTGCTCTTCCAGCGCGGCGCCTGCGGCGTCACCGACGGGGTGGTGAAGACCGATTGGAAGAAGTACGAGCTGCAACAGCCCCGCGGTGGCCTGCCGGTGGGGCCGATGGCGCTGCTCGTGCACATCGCCTCGGTGTGGGTCCCCTTCACCTCCGAGTCGAAGGAGGCGATCGCGCACTACCCGGAGCTGCTCGCCGAGATCCGGCTGGCGCTCCAGGAGTGCGGCCGCAAGCTCGCCGCCTTCCTGCGCAAGCGCAAGGCGGCGGCCTACGAGCTGAAGCGCCGCTCGATCTTCGAGCTCTACATCGAGGAGGTGGCGCGCTCGCTCCACGAGCTCACCGGCGCCGATCGGGAGACGGTGAAGGCGCAGCTCCTCGAGATGGCCCGCGACGTCACCGGCGGCGAGGAGACCGACGAGATCCTCGACCGGGTGGCGAAGGGCGGCAAACGCCGCGACGACGACGAGGACGGCGAAGTGATGGAGGAGGAGCGCTAA
- a CDS encoding DnaJ domain-containing protein: MASKILILSDDDGVLRPAADALGALGGIVATERSAEAALGRLLAGEADVAVIDADLPGGAGPRTANELQRRMGTLPVVLLAARERQDRVNENGQRRQATVGKPIRAEELGEAVRHALEPALTATTPGPALPPHLPMAGQLRERPVHVVLGEICRRRATGVLDLDAPGFRARIFFEEGLVVSGTSNEPRTLAGYADVAAGALPRAQLDAALAHVRSARVPLHEALRATGAFDDAALAAALSRQAAAVVVRSCSLPSGGWSFVEGERAPAVVARHHPLALALAGVRAAYPAPTIRAWLDRHRNERLAAHPELETLLAEAGISSALAAAALGASTAMELLTRLSEEELALLFTLAGFALLRFAPAATPGHGPRPPVVSQLQGEARKARQSAASNRGTPLSAEERRAVEAEDRRSEGCTWYEVLGLPPEAAPAAIKQAYFAAAKRWHSDAFAGRDLDGLAPLVERIFARVSEAHSVLSDPAKRAEYDVFLERKAKGLPTDVAAVLRAEEMFLKAQALYRTQRYADAEALLRQAVEINPAEAEFWAYLGASAYQAHGFAAAAQAREAFARARALIPRSLVTEYLEAQLEIGEGELDAAERRLRKILLDKPDHQEARRDLRTLRERKERESATGRGFLGTLWKRK; this comes from the coding sequence ATGGCGAGCAAGATCCTCATCCTGAGCGACGACGACGGGGTGCTCCGGCCTGCTGCCGATGCGCTCGGCGCGCTGGGTGGGATCGTTGCGACGGAACGGTCGGCGGAAGCTGCCCTCGGGCGGCTCCTCGCCGGCGAAGCCGATGTGGCGGTGATCGACGCCGACCTCCCGGGTGGGGCTGGGCCGCGCACCGCGAACGAGCTGCAGCGACGGATGGGCACGCTTCCCGTGGTGCTCCTCGCCGCACGCGAACGGCAGGACCGGGTGAACGAAAACGGGCAGCGCCGCCAGGCGACAGTGGGCAAACCGATCCGCGCCGAAGAGCTGGGCGAGGCGGTGCGACACGCCCTCGAGCCAGCGCTGACCGCCACCACCCCGGGGCCCGCCCTCCCGCCCCACCTCCCCATGGCAGGGCAGCTCCGCGAGCGGCCCGTCCACGTGGTCCTCGGCGAGATCTGCCGGCGGCGGGCCACCGGCGTGCTCGACCTCGACGCGCCGGGATTCCGCGCCCGGATCTTCTTCGAGGAGGGCCTGGTGGTCTCCGGCACCTCCAACGAACCGCGGACTCTGGCGGGCTATGCGGACGTCGCCGCCGGGGCCCTGCCCCGTGCGCAGCTCGACGCGGCGCTGGCCCACGTCCGCTCCGCCCGGGTTCCGCTCCACGAGGCGCTGCGCGCCACCGGCGCCTTCGACGACGCGGCCCTCGCCGCGGCGCTCTCCCGGCAGGCCGCCGCTGTGGTGGTGCGCTCCTGCTCCCTGCCGTCTGGTGGCTGGTCGTTCGTCGAAGGCGAGCGGGCCCCTGCGGTGGTGGCGCGCCACCATCCCCTCGCCCTCGCGCTGGCCGGCGTGCGCGCCGCCTACCCTGCCCCGACGATCCGCGCCTGGCTCGATCGCCACCGGAACGAGCGGCTCGCCGCCCATCCCGAGCTGGAGACGCTCCTCGCCGAGGCCGGGATCTCCTCCGCTCTCGCCGCAGCGGCCCTCGGCGCCTCCACGGCGATGGAGCTGCTCACCCGGCTCTCCGAGGAGGAGCTCGCCCTGCTTTTCACGCTGGCGGGCTTCGCGCTGCTGCGCTTCGCGCCTGCCGCAACCCCGGGGCATGGACCCCGCCCGCCGGTGGTTTCCCAGCTGCAGGGAGAGGCCCGGAAGGCGCGGCAGAGCGCCGCCTCCAACCGCGGCACGCCGCTCTCGGCAGAGGAACGGCGGGCCGTCGAGGCGGAGGATCGTCGGAGCGAGGGATGCACCTGGTACGAGGTGCTCGGGCTTCCTCCCGAAGCCGCTCCTGCTGCGATCAAGCAGGCCTATTTCGCCGCGGCGAAGCGTTGGCACAGCGATGCCTTCGCCGGGCGTGACCTCGACGGGCTCGCGCCCCTCGTCGAGCGCATCTTCGCGCGGGTCTCGGAGGCCCACTCGGTCCTCTCCGATCCCGCGAAGCGGGCAGAGTACGACGTCTTCCTCGAGCGGAAGGCGAAGGGCCTGCCCACGGACGTCGCCGCGGTCCTCCGGGCCGAGGAGATGTTTCTCAAGGCGCAAGCGCTCTATCGCACCCAGCGTTATGCGGATGCGGAGGCGCTGCTTCGGCAGGCGGTGGAGATCAATCCCGCCGAAGCCGAATTCTGGGCGTACCTGGGCGCCTCCGCCTACCAGGCGCACGGCTTTGCCGCCGCTGCGCAGGCACGCGAGGCTTTTGCCCGGGCCCGCGCCCTCATCCCCCGGTCGTTGGTGACGGAATATCTGGAAGCGCAGCTGGAGATCGGAGAAGGCGAGCTCGACGCCGCCGAGCGCCGGTTGCGGAAGATCCTGCTCGACAAGCCGGACCACCAGGAGGCGAGGCGCGACCTGCGCACCCTCCGCGAGCGCAAGGAGAGGGAGTCCGCCACCGGCCGCGGCTTCCTCGGCACGCTCTGGAAGCGAAAGTGA
- a CDS encoding zinc metalloprotease HtpX, with translation MAFDATRSFPTAPRSASSGFGNWLKTGVLLAAMTALILVVGNLIGGATGVLIAGVFALLSNFVAFWFSDTLALKVHGARPLERSEAAWIHESVERLTQRAGMPMPRLYLVPSHTPNAFATGRSPEKAAVAVTTGLLQILDRREVEGVLAHELAHVQNRDTLIATIAATIAGAISGIAHMMQWAMIFGGGRSDDEEEGAGGLVGMLALIILAPISATVLQLAISRSREYGADATGAAICGDPHALADALEKLERGVQYVPDNGHPAHASLYIVNPLAGRSILQWFATHPPIAERVKRLRAMRSN, from the coding sequence ATGGCTTTCGACGCGACCCGCAGCTTCCCCACCGCACCCCGTTCCGCCAGCAGCGGCTTCGGCAACTGGCTGAAGACCGGCGTGCTCCTCGCCGCGATGACGGCGCTGATCCTCGTGGTCGGCAACCTCATCGGCGGCGCCACCGGCGTGCTCATCGCCGGCGTCTTCGCGCTCCTCTCCAACTTCGTCGCCTTCTGGTTCTCGGACACGCTGGCGCTGAAGGTGCACGGCGCGCGCCCGCTGGAGCGCAGCGAGGCGGCCTGGATCCACGAGAGCGTCGAGCGCCTCACCCAGCGGGCCGGGATGCCGATGCCCCGGCTCTACCTCGTCCCCAGCCACACCCCGAACGCCTTCGCCACCGGCCGCAGCCCGGAGAAGGCGGCGGTGGCGGTGACCACGGGCCTCCTCCAGATCCTCGACCGCCGCGAGGTCGAGGGCGTCCTCGCCCACGAGCTCGCCCACGTCCAGAACCGCGACACCCTGATCGCCACCATCGCCGCCACCATCGCCGGCGCCATCTCGGGCATCGCGCACATGATGCAGTGGGCGATGATCTTTGGCGGCGGCAGGAGCGACGACGAGGAGGAAGGCGCAGGCGGCCTCGTGGGGATGCTGGCGCTGATCATCCTCGCCCCGATCTCGGCGACGGTGCTGCAGCTGGCGATCTCGCGCTCGCGCGAGTACGGCGCCGACGCCACCGGCGCGGCGATCTGCGGCGACCCGCACGCGCTGGCCGATGCACTGGAGAAGCTGGAGCGCGGCGTGCAGTACGTGCCGGACAACGGCCACCCGGCCCACGCCTCGCTCTACATCGTAAACCCCCTTGCGGGGCGCTCGATCCTCCAGTGGTTCGCCACCCACCCGCCGATCGCGGAGCGGGTGAAGCGGCTGCGGGCGATGCGCTCGAACTGA
- the sppA gene encoding signal peptide peptidase SppA, with protein sequence MHRLLSSACALVLAASPLAAAAQITAELARAPTDGLEQPAASGAITEGPAAAVVNPAAIGLQSFSLRYLHQEGVDGGNYASGNGDGLYLGGKLVGPLGGTFAVEWLRHQPGIGDYRRTTWALSLGGETLALGAALRLFSADLDALEDVVSVDVGAIARPERWLSVGFTVADVDASDFGGTRLPRRYIGSVGLRPVGDWLTLAVDGVVLGAEAPGDENGFDAMRLGYTARAEVLRGVSLIGALSHRVDGEGPVAAQLGLALDFDHLGLEATPILQSGEGDPGFLVAAEVSKASRQGIGLKRKGRMAVVDLDSAMRTATGLQLFPSRQRDAMVDAIEGLHRLAGDDGVEGLVVKLRSLPEVGQGEAFELRQALLDFRASGKPVVALLSGGDDTEYYVASAADRIYATPESALFVNGFATRVNFYADTLSLLGVDVEAVKVGAYKNAPDQLTRNDISDEQIEVIDSLLDDLFGRYVAAVTGSRKIDEAAFRAALETGIQSGRLAKELGLVDDLVYPDELEEELEDWLGRRVTLADKALRPEAWDSWGAAPIVAIVPIEGTITGGRSGGDFGFVETTGAQTVVDAIESASSDPRVHAIVLRIDSGGGDAAGSERIWRAIVKARDRKPIVASMGDAAASGGYFAAVGTKRIFAAPGTITGSIGIFWLKPSFEGLLDFVEVKSYRSLRGDLADIGSLQDDWSEAERAAMERYVEDAYRGFVEAVAEGRSLPVEAVDAVARGRVWTGAQAYERKLVDELGGLSQALRYAREQGGLGAETAVEYRVYRPGAALLSLGPGFALTLETPQLELPDPVAALVRDRLPPALLLPNERGLWALAPFEIEVR encoded by the coding sequence GTGCACCGCCTGCTCTCGTCCGCCTGCGCCCTCGTCCTCGCCGCTTCTCCCCTCGCCGCAGCGGCGCAGATCACCGCCGAGCTCGCCCGCGCGCCCACCGACGGCCTCGAGCAGCCCGCGGCCTCCGGCGCGATCACCGAGGGTCCCGCCGCTGCAGTGGTCAACCCCGCCGCCATCGGCCTGCAATCGTTCTCGCTGCGCTACCTCCACCAGGAGGGGGTCGACGGCGGGAACTACGCCAGCGGCAACGGCGACGGCCTCTACCTGGGCGGCAAGCTGGTGGGCCCCCTCGGCGGCACCTTTGCGGTGGAGTGGCTCCGCCACCAGCCGGGGATCGGCGACTACCGCCGCACCACGTGGGCCCTCTCCCTCGGCGGCGAGACCCTCGCCCTCGGCGCGGCGCTGCGGCTCTTCTCCGCGGATCTCGACGCCCTGGAGGACGTGGTCTCGGTGGACGTGGGCGCCATCGCCAGACCGGAGCGCTGGCTCAGCGTCGGCTTCACCGTCGCCGACGTGGACGCCTCCGACTTCGGCGGCACCCGGCTGCCCCGTCGCTACATCGGCTCGGTGGGCCTGCGCCCCGTCGGCGACTGGCTCACCCTCGCGGTGGACGGGGTCGTCCTCGGCGCCGAGGCCCCCGGCGACGAGAACGGCTTCGACGCCATGCGCCTCGGCTACACCGCCCGCGCCGAGGTCCTGCGGGGCGTGAGCCTCATCGGCGCCCTCTCCCACCGCGTGGACGGCGAGGGGCCGGTGGCTGCGCAGCTCGGCCTCGCCCTCGACTTCGACCACCTCGGCCTCGAGGCGACGCCGATCCTCCAGAGCGGCGAGGGCGACCCCGGCTTCCTCGTCGCGGCGGAGGTGAGCAAGGCGTCGCGGCAGGGCATCGGGCTGAAGCGGAAGGGCCGGATGGCGGTGGTGGATCTCGACAGTGCCATGCGCACCGCAACCGGGCTGCAGCTCTTCCCCTCCCGGCAGCGGGACGCGATGGTGGACGCGATCGAAGGATTGCACCGCCTCGCCGGCGACGACGGCGTCGAAGGCCTCGTGGTCAAGCTCCGCAGCCTCCCCGAGGTGGGACAGGGCGAGGCCTTCGAGCTGCGGCAGGCGCTGCTCGACTTCCGCGCCAGCGGCAAGCCAGTGGTGGCGCTCCTCTCCGGCGGCGACGACACCGAGTACTACGTGGCCAGCGCCGCCGACCGGATCTACGCCACGCCGGAGTCGGCGCTCTTCGTCAACGGCTTCGCCACCCGGGTGAACTTCTACGCCGACACCCTGTCGCTCCTGGGCGTCGACGTGGAGGCGGTGAAGGTCGGCGCCTACAAGAACGCGCCGGATCAGCTCACCCGCAACGACATCTCCGACGAGCAGATCGAAGTGATCGACTCCCTCCTCGACGATCTCTTCGGCCGCTACGTGGCTGCAGTGACCGGGAGCCGGAAGATCGACGAGGCGGCGTTTCGCGCAGCGCTGGAGACGGGCATCCAGTCCGGGAGGCTGGCGAAGGAGCTCGGCCTGGTCGACGACCTCGTCTACCCGGACGAATTGGAAGAGGAGCTGGAGGATTGGCTCGGTCGCAGGGTCACCCTGGCCGACAAGGCGCTTCGACCGGAGGCCTGGGACTCCTGGGGGGCTGCGCCGATCGTCGCCATCGTGCCGATCGAGGGGACGATCACCGGCGGCAGGAGCGGCGGCGACTTCGGCTTCGTCGAGACCACCGGCGCCCAGACCGTGGTCGACGCCATCGAGAGCGCCTCGAGCGATCCGCGGGTCCATGCGATCGTCCTCCGGATCGATTCGGGCGGCGGCGACGCTGCGGGCTCCGAGCGGATCTGGCGGGCGATCGTGAAGGCCCGGGACCGCAAGCCGATCGTCGCCTCGATGGGCGACGCCGCAGCCTCCGGTGGCTACTTCGCCGCGGTGGGCACGAAGCGGATCTTCGCAGCCCCCGGGACGATCACCGGCTCGATCGGGATCTTCTGGCTCAAGCCCTCCTTCGAAGGCCTCCTCGACTTCGTGGAGGTGAAGAGCTACCGCAGCCTGCGCGGCGACCTCGCCGACATCGGCAGCCTCCAGGACGATTGGTCCGAAGCGGAGCGCGCCGCGATGGAGCGCTACGTCGAGGACGCCTACCGAGGCTTCGTCGAGGCGGTGGCGGAGGGCCGGTCGCTCCCGGTGGAGGCGGTGGACGCGGTGGCCCGCGGCAGGGTCTGGACCGGTGCGCAGGCGTACGAACGGAAGCTGGTCGACGAGCTCGGCGGCCTGTCGCAGGCACTCCGCTACGCCAGGGAGCAGGGGGGGCTCGGCGCGGAGACGGCGGTGGAGTACCGGGTCTACCGGCCCGGCGCCGCGCTCCTCTCCCTCGGCCCTGGCTTCGCGCTCACCCTCGAGACGCCGCAGCTCGAGCTCCCCGACCCGGTTGCGGCGCTGGTCCGGGACCGGCTGCCGCCTGCCCTCCTCCTGCCCAACGAGCGGGGGCTCTGGGCCCTCGCGCCCTTCGAGATCGAGGTTCGTTGA